Proteins found in one Arvicola amphibius chromosome 18, mArvAmp1.2, whole genome shotgun sequence genomic segment:
- the LOC119803950 gene encoding LOW QUALITY PROTEIN: catechol O-methyltransferase-like (The sequence of the model RefSeq protein was modified relative to this genomic sequence to represent the inferred CDS: deleted 1 base in 1 codon), with protein MLLVAISLAFLLVALLYLRHLGWGLIAIFWFEYVKQPVLNLLMGDTKEQRILHYVQQHAKPGDPQSALEAIDTYSSQKEWGMHVGKDKGQIMDAVVQEYKPSQVLELGAYCGYSAMRIARLLPPGGRLLTMEMNPDHAAITQQMLNFAGLQDKVTILLGASQNLIPQLKTKYDVDTFDMVFLDHWKERYLPDTHLLEEHGLLHKGTVLLADNVIVPGAPDFLEYVRGSNKFECTHYSSYLEYMKVVDGLEKAIYQGPSSP; from the exons ATGCTGTTGGTTGCCATCTCATTGGCATTCCTGTTGGTGGCTCTGCTGTACCTGCGACACCTGGGCTGGGGCTTGATCGCTATCTTCTGGTTTGAGTACGTG AAGCAGCCAGTCCTTAACCTGCTCATGGGCGACACAAAGGAGCAGCGCATCCTGCACTACGTGCAGCAGCATGCCAAGCCTGGAGACCCCCAGAGTGCACTGGAGGCCATTGACACCTACAGCTCACAGAAGGAGTGGGGCATGCATGTGGGTAAAGACAAAGGCCAAATCATGGATGCAGTGGTTCAGGAGTACAAGCCCTCGCAGGTGTTGGAGCTAGGAGCTTACTGTGGCTACTCAGCCATGCGGATAGCCCGCCTGCTGCCACCTGGAGGCAGGCTTCTCACCATGGAGATGAACCCTGACCATGCCGCCATCACCCAGCAAATGCTCAATTTTGCAGGCCTGCAGGACAAAGTCACTATCCTCCTTGGGGCCTCCCAGAACCTCATCCCGCAGCTGAAGACGAAGTATGATGTGGACACATTTGACATGGTCTTTCTTGACCACTGGAAAGAACGCTACCTGCCAGACACACATCTCCTGGAGGAACATGGCCTGTTGCACAAGGGGACGGTGCTTCTAGCTGACAATGTCATTGTCCCAGGAGCCCCCGACTTCCTGGAATATGTGAGGGGGAGCAACAAATTCGAATGCACACACTACAGCTCATACCTGGAGTATATGAAAGTCGTAGACGGCCTGGAGAAGGCAATCTACCAGGGTCCAAGCAGCCCATGA